Genomic DNA from Dehalococcoidia bacterium:
CCAGCCCGGAGGCCTTCGCGGTCGTCAAGGCCGCATTGCCTGACGCCGTGTACCACCCCCAGGCCAACGTTATCACCTTGGACCGCGCGCCCGCGTCCGTGCGCCGCCGTGGCGTCATCGTCCTGAGCGCGGGCACGTCGGACATCCCCGTCGCGGAGGAGGCCGTCATCACCTGCGAGCTGATGGGCAACGAGG
This window encodes:
- a CDS encoding 1-(5-phosphoribosyl)-5-amino-4-imidazole-carboxylate carboxylase; translation: MDITEALTRLKALPYQDMGFAKVDHHRALRKGFPEVIFGQGKTPEQIAAIAREILTRSDKLLATRASPEAFAVVKAALPDAVYHPQANVITLDRAPASVRRRGVIVLSAGTSDIPVAEEAVITCELMGNE